The Pongo abelii isolate AG06213 chromosome 20, NHGRI_mPonAbe1-v2.0_pri, whole genome shotgun sequence genome window below encodes:
- the ARHGAP45 gene encoding rho GTPase-activating protein 45 isoform X1 produces MFSRKKRELMKTPSISKKNRAGSPSPQPSGELPRKDGADAVFPGTSLELPAGSSGVKATGTLKRPTSLSRHASAAGFPLSGAASWTLGRSHRSPLTAASPGELPTEGTGPDVVEDISHLLADVARFAEGLEKLKECVLRDDLLEARRPLAHECLGEALRVMRQIISKYPLLNTVETLTAAGTLIAKVKAFHYESNNDLEKQEFEKALETIAVAFSSTVSEFLMGEVDSSTLLAVPPGDSSQSMESLYGSGSEGTPPSLDDCDAGCLPAEEVDVLLQRCEGGVDAALLYAKNMAKYMKDLISYLEKRTTLEMEFAKGLQKMAHNCRQSVTQEPHMPLLSIYSLALEQDLEFGHGMVQAVGTLQTQTFMQPLTLRRLEHEKRRKEIKEAWHRAQRKLQEAESNLRKAKQGYTQRCEDHDKARFLVAKAEEEQAGTAPGAGSTATKTLDKRRRLEEEAKNKAEEAMATYRTCVADAKTQKQELEDTKVTALRQIQEVIRQSDQTIKSATISYYQMMHMQTAPLPVHFQMLCESSKLYDPGQQYASHVRQLQRDQEPDVHYDFEPHVSANAWSPVMRARKSSFNVSDVAGPEAAGSPPEEGGCIEGTPVKGHRGECPAGPRGGRWLPATHPGPSPETPLSPAGRGHQVHKSWPLSISDSASGLDPGPGAGDFKKFERTSSSGTMSSTEELVDPEGGAGASAFEQADLNGMTPELPVAVPSGPFRHEGLSKAARTHRLRKLRTPAKCRECNSYVYFQGAECEECCLACHKKCLETLAIQCGHKKLQGRLQLFGQDFSHAARSAPDGVPFIVKKCVCEIERRALRTKGIYRVNGVKTRVEKLCQAFENGKELVELSQASPHDISNVLKLYLRQLPEPLISFRLYHELVGLAKDSLKAEAEAKAASRGRQDSSESEAVAVAMAGRLRELLRDLPPENRASLQYLLRHLRRIVEVEQDNKMTPGNLGIVFGPTLLRPRPTEATVSLSSLVDYPHQARVIETLIVHYGLVFEEEPEEIPGGQDESSNQRAEVVVQVPYLEAGEGVVYPLQEAAEDGCRESRVVSNDSDSDLEEASELLSSSEASALCRLSFLEQQQSEASLEEASGSHSGSEEQLETTAREDGDGDEDSPAQQLSGFNTNQSNNVLQTPLPPMRLRGGRITLGSCRERQPEFV; encoded by the exons ATGTTCTCCAGGAAGAAACGAGAGCTCATGAAAACCCCTTCCATCTCGAAAAAGAACCGCGCGGGAAGCCCCAGCCCGCAGCCCTCGGGG GAGCTGCCCAGGAAGGACGGGGCTGACGCGGTGTTCCCTGGAACAAGCCTGGAGCTGCCCGCTGGGTCCTCCGGTGTCAAGGCCACAGGGACCCTCAAGCGGCCCACTAGCCTGAGCCGCCACGCCAGCGCGGCTGGCTTCCCCCTGTCGGGTGCTGCCTCCTGGACACTGGGCCGGAGCCACCGGAGCCCACTGACAGCCGCCAGCCCGGGCGAGCTGCCCACCGAGGGCACCGGCCCGGACGTCGTCGAAGACATCTCCCATCTGCTGGCGGACGTGGCCCGCTTCGCTGAGGGCCTTGAGAAACTCAAGGAGTGTGTGTTGCGTGACG ACCTCCTTGAGGCCCGCCGCCCGCTGGCCCACGAGTGTCTGGGCGAGGCCCTGCGTGTCATGCGTCAGATCATCTCCAAGTATCCGCTGCTGAACACCGTGGAGACGCTCACGGCAGCCGGCACCCTCATTGCCAAGGTCAAAG CCTTCCATTATGAGAGCAACAATGATCTGGAGAAACAGGAGTTTGAGAAGGCCCTGGAGACGATTGCTGTGGCCTTCAGTAGCAC AGTGTCCGAGTTCCTCATGGGTGAAGTGGACAGCAGCACCCTCCTAGCAGTGCCTCCCGGGGACTCAAGCCAG TCCATGGAAAGCCTGTATGGATCGGGCAGTGAGGGCACCCCTCCCAGCCTGGATGACTGTGACGCCG GCTGCCTGCCTGCCGAGGAGGTGGACGTGCTGCTGCAGCGCTGTGAGGGGGGCGTGGATGCCGCACTGCTGTATGCCAAGAACATGGCCAAGTACATGAAGGACCTCATCAGCTACCTGGAGAAGCGGACGACGCTGG AGATGGAGTTTGCCAAGGGCCTGCAGAAGATGGCTCACAACTGCAGACAGAGCGTCACGCAGGAG CCCCACATGCCGCTCCTGTCTATCTACTCGCTGGCCCTGGAGCAGGACCTGGAGTTCGGCCACGGCATGGTGCAGGCGGTGGGCACTTTGCAGACCCAGACCTTCATGCAG CCCCTGACCCTGCGGCGGCTTGAACACGAGAAGCGCAGGAAGGAGATCAAGGAGGCCTGGCACCGCGCCCAGAGGAAGCTG CAAGAGGCGGAGTCCAACCTGCGCAAGGCCAAGCAGGGTTACACACAGCGCTGCGAGGACCACGACAAGGCTCGCTTCCTCGTGGCTAAGGCGGAGGAGGAGCAGGCTGGCACCGCGCCGGGAGCGGGCAGCACGGCCACCAAGACCCTGGACAAGCGGCGGCGGCTGGAGGAGGAGGCCAAGAACAAG GCGGAGGAAGCTATGGCCACCTACCGCACCTGCGTGGCCGACGCGAAGACGCAGAAGCAGGAGCTGGAGGATACCAAGGTGACGGCGCTGCGGCAGATCCAGGAGGTCATCCGGCAGAGCGACCAGACCATCAAGTCG GCCACGATCTCCTACTACCAGATGATGCATATGCAGACGGCGCCGCTGCCCGTGCACTTCCAGATGCTGTGTGAGAGCAGCAAGCTGTATGACCCAGGCCAGCAGTACGCCTCCCACGTGCGCCAGCTGCAGCGGGACCAGGAGCCCGATGTGCACTACGACTTTGAGCCCCACGTCTCCGCCAATGCCTG GTCCCCCGTCATGCGTGCCCGGAAGAGCAGCTTCAACGTGAGTGATGTGGCGGGGCCCGAGGCTGCCGGGAGCCCCCCAGAAGAAGGCGGGTGCATTGAGGGCACACCTGTCAAGGGCCACAGGGGTGAGTGTCCGGCGGGGCCCAGGGGCGGACGCTGGCTCCCTGCGACCCACCCTGGTCCTTCACCAGAGACGCCTCTTTCTCCAGCCGGGCGAGGACACCAGGTTCACAAGTCATGGCCGCTCTCGATCTCAGACTCGGCCAGTGGGCTGGACCCCGGCCCTGGCGCAG GGGACTTTAAGAAGTTCGAGCGGACGTCATCCAGTGGTACCATGTCGTCCACGGAGGAGCTGGTGGACCCAGAGGGTGGAGCCGGGGCTTCAGCCTTTGAGCAGG CTGACCTCAACGGCATGACCCCTGAGCTGCCGGTGGCCGTGCCCAGTGGACCGTTCCGCCACGAGGGGCTGTCCAAGGCGGCCCGTACTCACCGGCTCCGGAAGCTCCGCACGCCCGCCAAGTGCCGCGAGTGCAACAGCTACGTCTACTTCCAGGGTGCTGAGTGTGAAGAG TGCTGCCTGGCCTGCCACAAGAAATGTCTGGAGACGCTGGCCATACAGTGCGGGCACAAGAAGCTGCAGGGCCGCCTGCAGCTGTTCGGCCAGGACTTCAGCCACGCGGCCCGCAGCGCCCCCGACGGCGTGCCCTTCATCGTCAAGAAGTGCGTCTGCGAGATCGAGCGGCGGGCGCTGCGCACCAAG GGCATCTACCGGGTGAATGGGGTAAAGACACGCGTGGAGAAGCTGTGCCAGGCCTTCGAGAACGGCAAGGAGCTGGTCGAGCTGTCGCAGGCCTCGCCCCACGACATCAGCAACGTCCTCAAGCTCTACCTGCGTCAG CTTCCCGAGCCGCTCATCTCCTTTCGCCTCTACCATGAGCTCGTAGGGCTGGCCAAGGACAGCCTGAAGGCAGAGGCTGAGGCCAAGGCGGCGTCCCGGGGCCGGCAGGACAGCTCGGAGAGCGAGGCAGTGGCGGTGGCCATGGCAGGTCGGCTGCGGGAGCTCCTGCGGGACCTGCCGCCTGAGAACCGGGCCTCGCTGCAGTACCTGCTGCGGCACCTGCGCAG GATCGTGGAGGTGGAGCAGGACAACAAGATGACCCCCGGGAACCTGGGCATCGTGTTCGGGCCCACGCTGCTTCGGCCACGGCCCACTGAGGCCACCGTGTCCCTCTCCTCCCTGGTGGATTACCCCCACCAGGCCCGCGTCATCGAGACTCTCATCGTCCACTACGGTCTGGTCTTCGAGGAGGAGCCGGAGGAGATCCCCGGGGGCCAG GACGAGTCATCCAACCAGCGAGCCGAGGTAGTCGTCCAGGTGCCGTACCTGGAGGCGGGCGAGGGGGTGGTCTACCCCCTGCAGGAGGCGGCAGAGGACGGGTGCAGAG AATCCCGAGTTGTGTCCAACGATTCAGACTCGGACCTAGAGGAGGCCTCCGAGCTGTTGTCCTCATCAGAGGCCAGTGCCCTGTGCCGTCTCAGCTTCCTGGAGCAGCAGCAGAGCGAGGCCAGCCTAGAGGAGGCTTCTGGCAGCCACAGCGGCAGTGAGGAGCAGCTGGAGACCACGGCCCGGGAGGATGGGGACGGGGACGAGGACAGCCCGGCCCAGCAGCTTTCAGGATTCAATACCAACCAGTCCAACAACGTGCTGCAGACCCCACTGCCCCCTATGAGGCTccgtggcgggcggatcacgcTGGGCTCCTGCAGGGAGAGGCAGCCGGAATTTGTGTga
- the ARHGAP45 gene encoding rho GTPase-activating protein 45 (The RefSeq protein has 2 substitutions compared to this genomic sequence) has protein sequence MFSRKKRELMKTPSISKKNRAGSPSPQPSGPHFISGETEAVSRPENPFNELPSDLPKELPRKDGADAVFPGTSLELPAGSSGVKATGTLKRPTSLSRHASAAGFPLSGAASWTLGRSHRSPLTAASPGELPTEGTGPDVVEDISHLLADVARFAEGLEKLKECVLRDDLLEARRPLAHECLGEALRVMRQIISKYPLLNTVETLTAAGTLIAKVKAFHYESNNDLEKQEFEKALETIAVAFSSAVSEFLMGEVDSSTLLAVPPGDSSQSMESLYGSGSEGTPPSLDDCDAGCLPAEEVDVLLQRCEGGVDAALLYAKNMAKYMKDLISYLEKRTTLEMEFAKGLQKMAHNCRQSVTQEPHMPLLSIYSLALEQDLEFGHGMVQAVGTLQTQTFMQPLTLRRLEHEKRRKEIKEAWHRAQRKLQEAESNLRKAKQGYTQRCEDHDKARFLVAKAEEEQAGTAPGAGSTATKTLDKRRRLEEEAKNKAEEAMATYRTCVADAKTQKQELEDTKVTALRQIQEVIRQSDQTIKSATISYYQMMHMQTAPLPVHFQMLCESSKLYDPGQQYASHVRQLQRDQEPDVHYDFEPHVSANAWSPVMRARKSSFNVSDVAGPEAAGSPPEEGGCIEGTPVKGHRAGRGHQVHKSWPLSISDSASGLDPGPGAGDFKKFERTSSSGTMSSTEELVDPEGGAGASAFEQADLNGMTPELPVAVPSGPFRHEGLSKAARTHRLRKLRTPAKCRECNSYVYFQGAECEECCLACHKKCLETLAIQCGHKKLQGRLQLFGQDFSHAARSAPDGVPFIVKKCVCEIERRALRTKGIYRVNGVKTRVEKLCQAFENGKELVELSQASPHDISNVLKLYLRQLPEPLISFRLYHELVGLAKDSLKAEAEAKAASRGRQDSSESEAVAVAMAGRLRELLRDLPPENRASLQYLLRHLRRIVEVEQDNKMTPGNLGIVFGPTLLRPRPTEATVSLSSLVDYPHQARVIETLIVHYGLVFEEEPEEIPGGQDESSNQRAEVVVQVPYLEAGEGVVYPLQEAAEDGCRESRVVSNDSDSDLEEASELLSSSEASALCRLSFLEQQQSEASLEEASGSHSGSEEQLETTAREDGDGDEDSPAQRLSGFNTNQSNNVLQTPLPPMRLRGGRITLGSCRERQPEFV, from the exons ATGTTCTCCAGGAAGAAACGAGAGCTCATGAAAACCCCTTCCATCTCGAAAAAGAACCGCGCGGGAAGCCCCAGCCCGCAGCCCTCGGGG CCTCACTTCAtttctggggaaactgaggcagtgtCCAGGCCGGAAAATCCCTTTAACGAGCTCCCCTCGGACCTGCCCAAGGAGCTGCCCAGGAAGGACGGGGCTGACGCGGTGTTCCCTGGAACAAGCCTGGAGCTGCCCGCTGGGTCCTCCGGTGTCAAGGCCACAGGGACCCTCAAGCGGCCCACTAGCCTGAGCCGCCACGCCAGCGCGGCTGGCTTCCCCCTGTCGGGTGCTGCCTCCTGGACACTGGGCCGGAGCCACCGGAGCCCACTGACAGCCGCCAGCCCGGGCGAGCTGCCCACCGAGGGCACCGGCCCGGACGTCGTCGAAGACATCTCCCATCTGCTGGCGGACGTGGCCCGCTTCGCTGAGGGCCTTGAGAAACTCAAGGAGTGTGTGTTGCGTGACG ACCTCCTTGAGGCCCGCCGCCCGCTGGCCCACGAGTGTCTGGGCGAGGCCCTGCGTGTCATGCGTCAGATCATCTCCAAGTATCCGCTGCTGAACACCGTGGAGACGCTCACGGCAGCCGGCACCCTCATTGCCAAGGTCAAAG CCTTCCATTATGAGAGCAACAATGATCTGGAGAAACAGGAGTTTGAGAAGGCCCTGGAGACGATTGCTGTGGCCTTCAGTAGCAC AGTGTCCGAGTTCCTCATGGGTGAAGTGGACAGCAGCACCCTCCTAGCAGTGCCTCCCGGGGACTCAAGCCAG TCCATGGAAAGCCTGTATGGATCGGGCAGTGAGGGCACCCCTCCCAGCCTGGATGACTGTGACGCCG GCTGCCTGCCTGCCGAGGAGGTGGACGTGCTGCTGCAGCGCTGTGAGGGGGGCGTGGATGCCGCACTGCTGTATGCCAAGAACATGGCCAAGTACATGAAGGACCTCATCAGCTACCTGGAGAAGCGGACGACGCTGG AGATGGAGTTTGCCAAGGGCCTGCAGAAGATGGCTCACAACTGCAGACAGAGCGTCACGCAGGAG CCCCACATGCCGCTCCTGTCTATCTACTCGCTGGCCCTGGAGCAGGACCTGGAGTTCGGCCACGGCATGGTGCAGGCGGTGGGCACTTTGCAGACCCAGACCTTCATGCAG CCCCTGACCCTGCGGCGGCTTGAACACGAGAAGCGCAGGAAGGAGATCAAGGAGGCCTGGCACCGCGCCCAGAGGAAGCTG CAAGAGGCGGAGTCCAACCTGCGCAAGGCCAAGCAGGGTTACACACAGCGCTGCGAGGACCACGACAAGGCTCGCTTCCTCGTGGCTAAGGCGGAGGAGGAGCAGGCTGGCACCGCGCCGGGAGCGGGCAGCACGGCCACCAAGACCCTGGACAAGCGGCGGCGGCTGGAGGAGGAGGCCAAGAACAAG GCGGAGGAAGCTATGGCCACCTACCGCACCTGCGTGGCCGACGCGAAGACGCAGAAGCAGGAGCTGGAGGATACCAAGGTGACGGCGCTGCGGCAGATCCAGGAGGTCATCCGGCAGAGCGACCAGACCATCAAGTCG GCCACGATCTCCTACTACCAGATGATGCATATGCAGACGGCGCCGCTGCCCGTGCACTTCCAGATGCTGTGTGAGAGCAGCAAGCTGTATGACCCAGGCCAGCAGTACGCCTCCCACGTGCGCCAGCTGCAGCGGGACCAGGAGCCCGATGTGCACTACGACTTTGAGCCCCACGTCTCCGCCAATGCCTG GTCCCCCGTCATGCGTGCCCGGAAGAGCAGCTTCAACGTGAGTGATGTGGCGGGGCCCGAGGCTGCCGGGAGCCCCCCAGAAGAAGGCGGGTGCATTGAGGGCACACCTGTCAAGGGCCACAGGG CCGGGCGAGGACACCAGGTTCACAAGTCATGGCCGCTCTCGATCTCAGACTCGGCCAGTGGGCTGGACCCCGGCCCTGGCGCAG GGGACTTTAAGAAGTTCGAGCGGACGTCATCCAGTGGTACCATGTCGTCCACGGAGGAGCTGGTGGACCCAGAGGGTGGAGCCGGGGCTTCAGCCTTTGAGCAGG CTGACCTCAACGGCATGACCCCTGAGCTGCCGGTGGCCGTGCCCAGTGGACCGTTCCGCCACGAGGGGCTGTCCAAGGCGGCCCGTACTCACCGGCTCCGGAAGCTCCGCACGCCCGCCAAGTGCCGCGAGTGCAACAGCTACGTCTACTTCCAGGGTGCTGAGTGTGAAGAG TGCTGCCTGGCCTGCCACAAGAAATGTCTGGAGACGCTGGCCATACAGTGCGGGCACAAGAAGCTGCAGGGCCGCCTGCAGCTGTTCGGCCAGGACTTCAGCCACGCGGCCCGCAGCGCCCCCGACGGCGTGCCCTTCATCGTCAAGAAGTGCGTCTGCGAGATCGAGCGGCGGGCGCTGCGCACCAAG GGCATCTACCGGGTGAATGGGGTAAAGACACGCGTGGAGAAGCTGTGCCAGGCCTTCGAGAACGGCAAGGAGCTGGTCGAGCTGTCGCAGGCCTCGCCCCACGACATCAGCAACGTCCTCAAGCTCTACCTGCGTCAG CTTCCCGAGCCGCTCATCTCCTTTCGCCTCTACCATGAGCTCGTAGGGCTGGCCAAGGACAGCCTGAAGGCAGAGGCTGAGGCCAAGGCGGCGTCCCGGGGCCGGCAGGACAGCTCGGAGAGCGAGGCAGTGGCGGTGGCCATGGCAGGTCGGCTGCGGGAGCTCCTGCGGGACCTGCCGCCTGAGAACCGGGCCTCGCTGCAGTACCTGCTGCGGCACCTGCGCAG GATCGTGGAGGTGGAGCAGGACAACAAGATGACCCCCGGGAACCTGGGCATCGTGTTCGGGCCCACGCTGCTTCGGCCACGGCCCACTGAGGCCACCGTGTCCCTCTCCTCCCTGGTGGATTACCCCCACCAGGCCCGCGTCATCGAGACTCTCATCGTCCACTACGGTCTGGTCTTCGAGGAGGAGCCGGAGGAGATCCCCGGGGGCCAG GACGAGTCATCCAACCAGCGAGCCGAGGTAGTCGTCCAGGTGCCGTACCTGGAGGCGGGCGAGGGGGTGGTCTACCCCCTGCAGGAGGCGGCAGAGGACGGGTGCAGAG AATCCCGAGTTGTGTCCAACGATTCAGACTCGGACCTAGAGGAGGCCTCCGAGCTGTTGTCCTCATCAGAGGCCAGTGCCCTGTGCCGTCTCAGCTTCCTGGAGCAGCAGCAGAGCGAGGCCAGCCTAGAGGAGGCTTCTGGCAGCCACAGCGGCAGTGAGGAGCAGCTGGAGACCACGGCCCGGGAGGATGGGGACGGGGACGAGGACAGCCCGGCCCAGCAGCTTTCAGGATTCAATACCAACCAGTCCAACAACGTGCTGCAGACCCCACTGCCCCCTATGAGGCTccgtggcgggcggatcacgcTGGGCTCCTGCAGGGAGAGGCAGCCGGAATTTGTGTga
- the ARHGAP45 gene encoding rho GTPase-activating protein 45 isoform X3 — MLGRRLLARASYSPYRAARQGATAERPDPGIQLTELPRKDGADAVFPGTSLELPAGSSGVKATGTLKRPTSLSRHASAAGFPLSGAASWTLGRSHRSPLTAASPGELPTEGTGPDVVEDISHLLADVARFAEGLEKLKECVLRDDLLEARRPLAHECLGEALRVMRQIISKYPLLNTVETLTAAGTLIAKVKAFHYESNNDLEKQEFEKALETIAVAFSSTVSEFLMGEVDSSTLLAVPPGDSSQSMESLYGSGSEGTPPSLDDCDAGCLPAEEVDVLLQRCEGGVDAALLYAKNMAKYMKDLISYLEKRTTLEMEFAKGLQKMAHNCRQSVTQEPHMPLLSIYSLALEQDLEFGHGMVQAVGTLQTQTFMQPLTLRRLEHEKRRKEIKEAWHRAQRKLQEAESNLRKAKQGYTQRCEDHDKARFLVAKAEEEQAGTAPGAGSTATKTLDKRRRLEEEAKNKAEEAMATYRTCVADAKTQKQELEDTKVTALRQIQEVIRQSDQTIKSATISYYQMMHMQTAPLPVHFQMLCESSKLYDPGQQYASHVRQLQRDQEPDVHYDFEPHVSANAWSPVMRARKSSFNVSDVAGPEAAGSPPEEGGCIEGTPVKGHRAGRGHQVHKSWPLSISDSASGLDPGPGAGDFKKFERTSSSGTMSSTEELVDPEGGAGASAFEQADLNGMTPELPVAVPSGPFRHEGLSKAARTHRLRKLRTPAKCRECNSYVYFQGAECEECCLACHKKCLETLAIQCGHKKLQGRLQLFGQDFSHAARSAPDGVPFIVKKCVCEIERRALRTKGIYRVNGVKTRVEKLCQAFENGKELVELSQASPHDISNVLKLYLRQLPEPLISFRLYHELVGLAKDSLKAEAEAKAASRGRQDSSESEAVAVAMAGRLRELLRDLPPENRASLQYLLRHLRRIVEVEQDNKMTPGNLGIVFGPTLLRPRPTEATVSLSSLVDYPHQARVIETLIVHYGLVFEEEPEEIPGGQDESSNQRAEVVVQVPYLEAGEGVVYPLQEAAEDGCRESRVVSNDSDSDLEEASELLSSSEASALCRLSFLEQQQSEASLEEASGSHSGSEEQLETTAREDGDGDEDSPAQQLSGFNTNQSNNVLQTPLPPMRLRGGRITLGSCRERQPEFV, encoded by the exons ATGCTGGGGCGGCGGCTGTTGGCTCGTGCCAGCTACAGCCCCTACCGGGCGGCACGGCAGGGGGCCACAGCAGAGAGGCCGGACCCCGGCATTCAGCTCACG GAGCTGCCCAGGAAGGACGGGGCTGACGCGGTGTTCCCTGGAACAAGCCTGGAGCTGCCCGCTGGGTCCTCCGGTGTCAAGGCCACAGGGACCCTCAAGCGGCCCACTAGCCTGAGCCGCCACGCCAGCGCGGCTGGCTTCCCCCTGTCGGGTGCTGCCTCCTGGACACTGGGCCGGAGCCACCGGAGCCCACTGACAGCCGCCAGCCCGGGCGAGCTGCCCACCGAGGGCACCGGCCCGGACGTCGTCGAAGACATCTCCCATCTGCTGGCGGACGTGGCCCGCTTCGCTGAGGGCCTTGAGAAACTCAAGGAGTGTGTGTTGCGTGACG ACCTCCTTGAGGCCCGCCGCCCGCTGGCCCACGAGTGTCTGGGCGAGGCCCTGCGTGTCATGCGTCAGATCATCTCCAAGTATCCGCTGCTGAACACCGTGGAGACGCTCACGGCAGCCGGCACCCTCATTGCCAAGGTCAAAG CCTTCCATTATGAGAGCAACAATGATCTGGAGAAACAGGAGTTTGAGAAGGCCCTGGAGACGATTGCTGTGGCCTTCAGTAGCAC AGTGTCCGAGTTCCTCATGGGTGAAGTGGACAGCAGCACCCTCCTAGCAGTGCCTCCCGGGGACTCAAGCCAG TCCATGGAAAGCCTGTATGGATCGGGCAGTGAGGGCACCCCTCCCAGCCTGGATGACTGTGACGCCG GCTGCCTGCCTGCCGAGGAGGTGGACGTGCTGCTGCAGCGCTGTGAGGGGGGCGTGGATGCCGCACTGCTGTATGCCAAGAACATGGCCAAGTACATGAAGGACCTCATCAGCTACCTGGAGAAGCGGACGACGCTGG AGATGGAGTTTGCCAAGGGCCTGCAGAAGATGGCTCACAACTGCAGACAGAGCGTCACGCAGGAG CCCCACATGCCGCTCCTGTCTATCTACTCGCTGGCCCTGGAGCAGGACCTGGAGTTCGGCCACGGCATGGTGCAGGCGGTGGGCACTTTGCAGACCCAGACCTTCATGCAG CCCCTGACCCTGCGGCGGCTTGAACACGAGAAGCGCAGGAAGGAGATCAAGGAGGCCTGGCACCGCGCCCAGAGGAAGCTG CAAGAGGCGGAGTCCAACCTGCGCAAGGCCAAGCAGGGTTACACACAGCGCTGCGAGGACCACGACAAGGCTCGCTTCCTCGTGGCTAAGGCGGAGGAGGAGCAGGCTGGCACCGCGCCGGGAGCGGGCAGCACGGCCACCAAGACCCTGGACAAGCGGCGGCGGCTGGAGGAGGAGGCCAAGAACAAG GCGGAGGAAGCTATGGCCACCTACCGCACCTGCGTGGCCGACGCGAAGACGCAGAAGCAGGAGCTGGAGGATACCAAGGTGACGGCGCTGCGGCAGATCCAGGAGGTCATCCGGCAGAGCGACCAGACCATCAAGTCG GCCACGATCTCCTACTACCAGATGATGCATATGCAGACGGCGCCGCTGCCCGTGCACTTCCAGATGCTGTGTGAGAGCAGCAAGCTGTATGACCCAGGCCAGCAGTACGCCTCCCACGTGCGCCAGCTGCAGCGGGACCAGGAGCCCGATGTGCACTACGACTTTGAGCCCCACGTCTCCGCCAATGCCTG GTCCCCCGTCATGCGTGCCCGGAAGAGCAGCTTCAACGTGAGTGATGTGGCGGGGCCCGAGGCTGCCGGGAGCCCCCCAGAAGAAGGCGGGTGCATTGAGGGCACACCTGTCAAGGGCCACAGGG CCGGGCGAGGACACCAGGTTCACAAGTCATGGCCGCTCTCGATCTCAGACTCGGCCAGTGGGCTGGACCCCGGCCCTGGCGCAG GGGACTTTAAGAAGTTCGAGCGGACGTCATCCAGTGGTACCATGTCGTCCACGGAGGAGCTGGTGGACCCAGAGGGTGGAGCCGGGGCTTCAGCCTTTGAGCAGG CTGACCTCAACGGCATGACCCCTGAGCTGCCGGTGGCCGTGCCCAGTGGACCGTTCCGCCACGAGGGGCTGTCCAAGGCGGCCCGTACTCACCGGCTCCGGAAGCTCCGCACGCCCGCCAAGTGCCGCGAGTGCAACAGCTACGTCTACTTCCAGGGTGCTGAGTGTGAAGAG TGCTGCCTGGCCTGCCACAAGAAATGTCTGGAGACGCTGGCCATACAGTGCGGGCACAAGAAGCTGCAGGGCCGCCTGCAGCTGTTCGGCCAGGACTTCAGCCACGCGGCCCGCAGCGCCCCCGACGGCGTGCCCTTCATCGTCAAGAAGTGCGTCTGCGAGATCGAGCGGCGGGCGCTGCGCACCAAG GGCATCTACCGGGTGAATGGGGTAAAGACACGCGTGGAGAAGCTGTGCCAGGCCTTCGAGAACGGCAAGGAGCTGGTCGAGCTGTCGCAGGCCTCGCCCCACGACATCAGCAACGTCCTCAAGCTCTACCTGCGTCAG CTTCCCGAGCCGCTCATCTCCTTTCGCCTCTACCATGAGCTCGTAGGGCTGGCCAAGGACAGCCTGAAGGCAGAGGCTGAGGCCAAGGCGGCGTCCCGGGGCCGGCAGGACAGCTCGGAGAGCGAGGCAGTGGCGGTGGCCATGGCAGGTCGGCTGCGGGAGCTCCTGCGGGACCTGCCGCCTGAGAACCGGGCCTCGCTGCAGTACCTGCTGCGGCACCTGCGCAG GATCGTGGAGGTGGAGCAGGACAACAAGATGACCCCCGGGAACCTGGGCATCGTGTTCGGGCCCACGCTGCTTCGGCCACGGCCCACTGAGGCCACCGTGTCCCTCTCCTCCCTGGTGGATTACCCCCACCAGGCCCGCGTCATCGAGACTCTCATCGTCCACTACGGTCTGGTCTTCGAGGAGGAGCCGGAGGAGATCCCCGGGGGCCAG GACGAGTCATCCAACCAGCGAGCCGAGGTAGTCGTCCAGGTGCCGTACCTGGAGGCGGGCGAGGGGGTGGTCTACCCCCTGCAGGAGGCGGCAGAGGACGGGTGCAGAG AATCCCGAGTTGTGTCCAACGATTCAGACTCGGACCTAGAGGAGGCCTCCGAGCTGTTGTCCTCATCAGAGGCCAGTGCCCTGTGCCGTCTCAGCTTCCTGGAGCAGCAGCAGAGCGAGGCCAGCCTAGAGGAGGCTTCTGGCAGCCACAGCGGCAGTGAGGAGCAGCTGGAGACCACGGCCCGGGAGGATGGGGACGGGGACGAGGACAGCCCGGCCCAGCAGCTTTCAGGATTCAATACCAACCAGTCCAACAACGTGCTGCAGACCCCACTGCCCCCTATGAGGCTccgtggcgggcggatcacgcTGGGCTCCTGCAGGGAGAGGCAGCCGGAATTTGTGTga